The proteins below are encoded in one region of Microbacterium pygmaeum:
- a CDS encoding uracil-DNA glycosylase family protein, with product MSKLDRLDAPHVEPLNRLVRSWRNERANRFVPWFDPDDAGTCARVLVLLEKPAPSTASLGEAAFSSEDNGNPSSRALRVARIESGLQRSQYVRCNAIPWIDPEQPRQAGDTAIDSAREALHSLLTALPRLRVIVPLGTVALNATMRYFTLTDAPLIVPVIGAPHPSPANGAHRHEQHQRMTNAFRHAARIASEGEGCGRRPSTENGHLLL from the coding sequence ATGAGTAAGCTCGACCGTCTCGACGCCCCGCATGTCGAACCCTTGAACCGACTCGTGCGTTCCTGGCGCAACGAACGGGCGAACCGGTTCGTGCCCTGGTTCGATCCGGACGACGCAGGCACCTGCGCCCGGGTGCTCGTTCTTCTGGAGAAACCGGCACCCTCGACCGCGAGTCTCGGAGAAGCGGCGTTCAGCAGCGAGGACAACGGCAACCCGAGCTCACGAGCTCTGCGGGTCGCTCGCATCGAATCCGGTCTGCAGCGCAGCCAATACGTTCGATGTAACGCGATTCCCTGGATCGACCCCGAACAGCCCCGGCAGGCCGGTGACACGGCCATCGATTCGGCACGAGAAGCGCTGCACTCGTTGCTGACGGCGTTGCCCCGGCTGCGGGTCATCGTCCCGCTCGGCACGGTGGCCTTGAATGCGACAATGCGCTACTTCACCTTGACCGATGCTCCGCTGATCGTGCCCGTGATCGGCGCACCGCATCCCTCCCCAGCGAACGGCGCTCACCGGCACGAACAGCATCAACGCATGACGAATGCCTTCCGCCACGCCGCGCGGATCGCGTCGGAAGGTGAGGGATGCGGCCGCCGCCCGAGCACAGAAAACGGTCACTTATTGCTGTAA
- a CDS encoding SOS response-associated peptidase, with protein sequence MCGRFVVASVGSELVGVLRVDLEGDDLPEPSYNVAPTAPVAIVLDSAKTEPPTRRLETARWGLVPSWAKDVSIGARAFNARSEELEDKPMFRKALEKRRAIVPATGYYEWKNVDGTKIPHYIHPADGSPLFMAGLYEWWKDPQIEDEADPARWVLSFTILTRDSIGHLGSIHDRMPLFVDPDHADAWLDPTTDNVRDVLDAAIDAAPAVARTLDDHVVAKAVGNVRNNSPELIDPVD encoded by the coding sequence ATGTGCGGGCGTTTCGTCGTGGCGAGTGTGGGTTCTGAGCTGGTGGGCGTGCTGCGCGTCGATCTGGAGGGCGATGATCTTCCCGAGCCCTCGTACAACGTCGCCCCGACCGCCCCGGTGGCGATCGTGCTCGATTCGGCCAAGACCGAGCCGCCGACCCGTCGCCTCGAGACCGCCCGGTGGGGGCTGGTGCCGTCCTGGGCGAAGGACGTGTCGATCGGTGCTCGGGCGTTCAACGCGCGCTCCGAGGAACTCGAGGACAAGCCGATGTTCCGGAAGGCGCTCGAGAAGCGGCGCGCGATCGTGCCCGCCACCGGCTACTACGAGTGGAAGAACGTCGACGGGACGAAGATCCCGCACTACATCCACCCCGCCGACGGGTCGCCGCTGTTCATGGCGGGCTTGTACGAGTGGTGGAAGGACCCGCAGATCGAGGACGAGGCGGATCCGGCACGGTGGGTGCTGAGCTTCACGATCCTCACGCGCGATTCGATCGGCCACCTCGGGTCGATCCACGACCGGATGCCCCTGTTCGTCGACCCTGATCACGCTGACGCCTGGCTGGATCCGACGACCGACAATGTCCGCGACGTGCTCGACGCGGCGATCGACGCCGCCCCCGCGGTGGCGCGGACCCTCGACGACCACGTCGTGGCCAAGGCGGTCGGCAACGTGCGCAACAACTCCCCCGAGCTCATCGATCCCGTCGACTGA
- a CDS encoding IS481 family transposase — translation MSKHRVVVLKIVAGQLTVTEAAEQYGLSRRQLHRLLARYREHGLDAVDPQSRRPRSNPRSTPREVVDRIVALRTDLTARGLDAGPVTIRWHLEREGLHVPSPATIHRILTRAGLITPEPRKRPRSSYIRFEAAQPNETWQSDFTHWRLTDGTDVEILNWLDDHSRKLLSCTVHTPVTGDDVVTTFLTTTEEYGVPASTLTDNGRVYTARHGGGRNAFEHLLPVLGVKQKNGKPNHPQTQGKIERFHQTQKRWLAQQPTATTVLELQTQLDRLRIEYNEHRPHRALDRKTPSEAYLATPKALPGAGRLPDRYRLRYDRIDTDGHVSIRRAGRMHHLGIGRDHTGKRILAITDETTVTVVHLDTGEVLSEHTIDPARGYWRNILKPAGRWPQKRQMSRDI, via the coding sequence ATGTCGAAGCACCGGGTTGTGGTCCTGAAGATCGTCGCTGGGCAGCTCACCGTGACCGAAGCGGCCGAGCAGTACGGGCTGTCGCGGAGACAGCTGCACCGGTTGCTCGCACGCTACCGCGAGCACGGTCTCGACGCCGTCGATCCTCAGTCCCGGCGGCCGAGAAGCAATCCGAGATCCACGCCGCGCGAAGTCGTCGACCGAATCGTCGCACTCCGCACGGATCTCACCGCTCGAGGATTGGATGCCGGACCGGTCACGATCCGATGGCACCTCGAGCGTGAAGGCCTGCACGTCCCGTCGCCGGCGACGATCCACCGCATCCTGACCCGCGCCGGACTCATAACCCCGGAACCCCGCAAACGCCCCCGCTCCTCGTACATCCGCTTCGAAGCAGCCCAACCCAACGAGACCTGGCAGTCGGACTTCACTCACTGGCGCCTCACCGACGGCACCGACGTCGAGATCCTGAACTGGCTCGATGATCACTCCCGCAAGCTACTCTCCTGCACCGTCCACACCCCCGTCACCGGGGACGACGTCGTCACCACATTCCTCACCACCACTGAGGAATACGGGGTTCCCGCCTCGACCCTGACCGACAACGGCCGGGTTTACACCGCCCGACACGGCGGCGGCCGTAACGCCTTCGAACACCTCCTGCCCGTGCTCGGAGTGAAACAGAAGAACGGCAAACCGAACCACCCGCAAACTCAAGGCAAGATCGAACGCTTCCATCAAACCCAGAAACGCTGGCTCGCCCAGCAACCCACCGCCACCACGGTCCTCGAGCTGCAAACCCAACTCGACCGGCTCCGCATCGAATACAACGAGCACCGCCCACACCGTGCTCTGGACCGCAAGACCCCCTCAGAGGCCTACCTGGCGACGCCCAAAGCACTCCCCGGAGCAGGACGACTCCCAGACCGCTACCGGCTCCGCTACGACCGCATCGACACCGACGGTCACGTCAGCATCCGCCGAGCCGGCCGCATGCACCACCTCGGAATCGGCCGCGACCACACCGGAAAACGCATCCTCGCGATCACCGACGAAACCACCGTCACCGTCGTCCACCTCGACACCGGCGAAGTCCTCAGCGAACACACCATCGACCCCGCCCGCGGCTACTGGCGAAACATCCTCAAACCAGCCGGCCGATGGCCCCAGAAACGACAGATGTCTCGCGACATATGA
- a CDS encoding MBL fold metallo-hydrolase, with protein sequence MVTELILLGTAGGPAPVSGRAGIASAIRVDGRVFLVDAGRGTPSRFVDEGFDFAALEAVFITHLHADHTADLPGVLLYPWGLRKGDDGPLPPLGVFGPAAPATVPAAHEAEATGGFERVALVSPDRPVPGIVELVGHILDGWAYHLNVMPLDSVMPDPAQLVRTTAAPPAPLPVVVYDVDGVRVTAVEVLHGHAHPALAYRFDTPDGSIVFSGDTRVSDALVALAEGADVLVHEVVDLDFLEKHGTTGLALERMHALHTDVTEIGAVARRAGAGTLVLTHYLPADPTAVSITYWRERAAAGFTGKTVAGEDGFRMCIPS encoded by the coding sequence ATGGTGACGGAACTGATCCTCCTCGGCACCGCCGGGGGCCCTGCGCCGGTTTCCGGGAGGGCCGGGATCGCGTCGGCCATCCGCGTCGACGGGCGGGTCTTCCTGGTCGATGCGGGCCGCGGCACCCCGTCCCGGTTCGTTGACGAGGGCTTTGACTTTGCCGCCCTCGAAGCGGTCTTCATTACCCACCTGCATGCCGACCACACCGCAGACCTCCCCGGTGTGCTGCTGTACCCATGGGGCCTGCGGAAAGGTGACGACGGACCGTTGCCTCCCCTTGGGGTGTTCGGTCCGGCGGCTCCCGCCACGGTTCCGGCCGCGCACGAGGCGGAAGCGACCGGCGGATTCGAGCGCGTCGCGCTGGTGAGTCCGGATCGGCCGGTGCCCGGCATCGTCGAACTCGTCGGTCACATACTCGATGGCTGGGCTTATCACTTGAATGTGATGCCTCTGGACTCCGTCATGCCCGATCCGGCGCAGCTCGTGCGCACCACTGCTGCTCCGCCTGCGCCGCTGCCGGTCGTGGTGTATGACGTCGACGGTGTGCGGGTCACGGCGGTCGAGGTACTGCACGGGCACGCGCATCCGGCGCTCGCCTACCGGTTCGACACTCCCGACGGCTCGATCGTGTTCTCCGGCGACACCCGGGTTAGCGATGCCCTCGTCGCGCTGGCGGAGGGCGCAGACGTGCTCGTGCACGAAGTCGTCGATCTTGACTTCCTTGAGAAGCACGGCACCACCGGGCTGGCGCTTGAGCGGATGCACGCCCTGCACACCGACGTCACCGAGATCGGCGCCGTCGCACGCCGCGCCGGCGCCGGCACTCTCGTTCTCACCCACTACCTGCCGGCTGATCCCACTGCGGTGTCCATCACCTACTGGCGCGAGCGGGCAGCCGCCGGGTTCACCGGGAAGACGGTGGCTGGAGAGGACGGCTTCCGGATGTGCATACCCTCATGA
- a CDS encoding tautomerase family protein, whose protein sequence is MPNIRVELLAGRSLDQRRAFAQEVTRAAVDVLGARAQDVRILFEEISPDAVANGGVLASEDADRAGVLGALRPAADATGG, encoded by the coding sequence ATGCCGAACATCCGTGTCGAACTGCTCGCAGGGCGGAGCCTTGATCAGCGACGCGCTTTCGCCCAGGAGGTCACCCGGGCCGCAGTCGATGTCCTGGGCGCGAGGGCGCAGGACGTGCGGATCCTCTTCGAGGAGATCTCGCCCGATGCGGTCGCCAACGGCGGCGTGCTTGCCAGCGAAGACGCCGACCGCGCCGGCGTGCTGGGCGCGCTCCGCCCGGCCGCGGACGCGACGGGCGGCTGA
- a CDS encoding zinc-binding metallopeptidase family protein, with the protein MSTQPRCPHCRHFLYLKRLTCPNCDAELGFHMLSRQFYGIRNNRAQIGEHVWYTCSNRDWECNWLVREDAPAGRCFSCRLTRTRPPSDDTVALSKLASVEESKRRLILQLGALGLPIVGWDVQEGGLGFDLLSSLSLGHPVMIGHANGIITIDLAESLDDRREALRVRLGEVYRTILRHLRHEVGHYYQNVLLTDDAAWARSRELFGDERSSYKDAIARHYRYGAPDDWRESFISEYATMHPWEDFAETFAHYLHITGTLQTAAAVGMKLDATVTSMRDTDVVPLESYQDEPVQQLLSDWEWMSQSFNRINRSMGFGDLYPFEMVPAVRTKLGFMHDLVTRAPLTLEQQMVLAFPQDEERA; encoded by the coding sequence GTGAGCACCCAGCCCCGCTGTCCACACTGTCGCCACTTCCTGTACCTGAAGCGCCTGACGTGCCCCAACTGCGACGCCGAGCTCGGGTTCCACATGCTGAGCCGCCAGTTCTACGGCATCCGCAACAACCGCGCGCAGATCGGCGAGCACGTCTGGTACACGTGCTCGAACCGCGATTGGGAGTGCAACTGGCTGGTGCGGGAGGACGCGCCGGCCGGACGCTGCTTCTCCTGCCGGCTGACACGCACGAGGCCACCGTCGGATGACACCGTGGCGCTGTCGAAGCTGGCCAGCGTCGAGGAATCCAAGCGCCGCCTCATCCTCCAGCTCGGCGCGCTGGGGCTGCCGATCGTCGGCTGGGACGTGCAGGAAGGCGGACTCGGCTTCGATCTGCTCTCGAGCCTGTCGCTCGGGCACCCGGTGATGATCGGGCACGCGAACGGCATCATCACGATCGACCTCGCCGAGAGCCTGGATGACCGCCGCGAAGCGCTGCGCGTGCGCCTCGGGGAGGTGTACCGCACGATCCTCCGTCACCTGCGTCACGAGGTGGGCCACTACTACCAGAACGTGCTACTCACCGACGACGCCGCGTGGGCGCGCTCGCGCGAGCTGTTCGGCGACGAGCGCTCGAGCTATAAGGACGCCATCGCGCGTCACTACCGGTACGGCGCCCCCGACGACTGGCGCGAATCCTTCATCTCCGAGTATGCGACGATGCACCCGTGGGAGGACTTCGCCGAGACCTTCGCCCACTACCTGCACATCACCGGGACGCTGCAGACGGCGGCGGCGGTCGGCATGAAGCTGGACGCGACCGTGACCAGCATGCGGGACACGGACGTCGTCCCGCTCGAGTCCTACCAGGACGAACCCGTCCAGCAGCTGCTCTCGGATTGGGAGTGGATGTCGCAGTCCTTCAACCGCATCAACCGATCCATGGGTTTCGGCGATCTGTACCCGTTCGAGATGGTGCCGGCCGTGCGCACCAAGCTGGGCTTCATGCACGACCTCGTCACGCGGGCGCCGCTCACGCTCGAACAGCAGATGGTGCTGGCCTTCCCCCAGGATGAGGAACGCGCATGA
- a CDS encoding LysR family transcriptional regulator: MIGANDFPDLESLRVLTVVADVGSLTAAGARLQMTQQAVSQRIRSLEKSMGLTLIVRSSRGSTTTPVGNLIIEWAAALLSASDMFTAAVNALQHERKREFRVAASLTIAEHLVPRWLTRWHASSERPIVQLTAANSSAVIDLVRRGDVDLGFIETPDIPTGLNSAPVAHDQLLVVTAPTHPWTKKHTVTPEQLAATPLLAREEGSGTRRTLERALAAAEFHSIAPPAAVIPSALGIRTTAAAGYAPAVLSALTVNDDIQAGRLVRIHVDGLDLKRPLTAIWNSDPTADTTRFLHTITESRSHLDDAQNRETMKSKSIPGSGNHAAT, translated from the coding sequence GTGATAGGTGCCAACGATTTTCCGGACCTGGAGTCACTTCGAGTACTCACAGTCGTCGCAGACGTTGGAAGCCTCACGGCGGCCGGAGCTCGACTCCAGATGACGCAGCAGGCAGTGTCGCAGCGAATCCGGAGCCTCGAGAAGTCCATGGGACTTACCCTCATCGTCCGGTCCTCCCGCGGGTCGACCACCACTCCGGTCGGCAACCTGATCATCGAGTGGGCGGCCGCCTTGCTCTCAGCCTCTGACATGTTCACAGCCGCCGTGAACGCCCTCCAGCACGAACGGAAGCGCGAATTCCGAGTCGCCGCCAGCCTCACCATCGCCGAACACCTCGTCCCCCGCTGGCTCACCCGCTGGCACGCCAGCTCCGAAAGGCCGATCGTTCAGCTCACCGCCGCCAACAGCAGCGCCGTCATCGATCTCGTCCGACGCGGCGACGTCGACCTCGGATTCATCGAGACCCCCGACATCCCGACCGGGCTGAACTCCGCGCCCGTCGCTCACGACCAGCTCCTGGTCGTAACCGCCCCCACCCACCCCTGGACCAAGAAGCACACGGTGACACCGGAACAACTCGCCGCGACCCCACTTCTCGCCCGAGAAGAAGGAAGCGGCACACGAAGGACACTCGAGCGCGCACTTGCAGCCGCAGAATTCCACTCCATCGCTCCACCCGCGGCCGTCATACCGTCAGCCCTCGGCATCCGCACCACCGCGGCCGCGGGATACGCCCCCGCCGTTCTCAGCGCCCTCACCGTGAACGACGACATCCAAGCAGGCCGACTCGTACGCATCCACGTCGACGGACTCGACCTGAAACGACCGCTGACCGCTATCTGGAACAGCGACCCCACAGCCGACACCACCCGTTTTCTTCACACCATCACCGAAAGCCGCTCACACCTCGACGACGCCCAGAACCGCGAGACCATGAAGTCGAAATCCATCCCCGGATCAGGAAACCACGCGGCCACATAA
- a CDS encoding acyl-CoA dehydrogenase family protein, whose amino-acid sequence MTSVARGQRVIGSATHYVENQPPVRTGLDEFELNLPLREAVEAFGGGWANDDLHEAGVLVGSSSFQRDATLANVHGPVASAHDRWGFRLDEVEYDPSYHRILSDAVARGAHTSAWADPRPGAAVARAAMFMLFAQVEPGHSCPVSMTHAAVASIRDSPWVADDWLPRMYSRSYEPRLVPNEEKSSALIGMAMTEKQGGSDVRASTTVATSMGGHSYQITGHKWFCSAPMSDGFLVLAQTRRGNEDEGLSCLFVPRLLPRGMRNVFRIQRLKDKLGNRSNASAEVEFDGTVGLVVGEPGRGVRTIIEMVQRTRLDCVLGAAAGMRQSVAEAVWHARGRSAFGSKLVDLPAMTSVLADLALETEAATLTGLRLAQMYEADAHDHDLALRRLATPVAKYWVTKRGPQHAYEAMECLGGNGYTESFPLARRYREQPVLSIWEGSGNVIALDVLRALSRDTESGAAFAAELETTAGVSRALDAHVARTLRLLDDVAAAGPDHAQAQARRLSESLALALQGSLMLRHAPSLHAEAFIGARLGEDRAASYGVLPRGTDAAAVVARH is encoded by the coding sequence ATGACCTCGGTGGCTCGCGGTCAGCGCGTGATCGGCTCGGCGACGCACTACGTCGAGAACCAGCCTCCGGTGCGCACCGGTCTGGACGAGTTCGAGCTCAACCTGCCGCTCCGGGAAGCCGTCGAGGCGTTCGGCGGCGGCTGGGCGAACGACGACCTCCACGAGGCGGGGGTCCTCGTCGGGTCCTCATCGTTCCAACGCGACGCCACGCTCGCCAACGTGCACGGTCCGGTCGCATCCGCTCACGATCGATGGGGCTTCCGGCTGGATGAGGTCGAATACGACCCGTCCTACCATCGGATCCTCTCCGACGCGGTCGCGCGCGGCGCGCACACCTCGGCGTGGGCGGACCCGAGACCGGGCGCTGCCGTGGCGCGCGCGGCGATGTTCATGCTCTTCGCCCAGGTGGAGCCCGGACACTCCTGCCCGGTGTCGATGACACACGCGGCGGTGGCGTCGATCCGGGATTCTCCCTGGGTGGCCGACGACTGGCTGCCACGGATGTACTCGCGCAGCTACGAGCCACGGCTGGTTCCGAACGAGGAGAAATCCAGCGCGCTGATCGGCATGGCCATGACCGAGAAGCAGGGCGGATCGGACGTGCGCGCCAGCACGACGGTCGCCACCTCCATGGGCGGACACTCCTACCAGATCACCGGGCACAAGTGGTTCTGCTCCGCACCGATGTCGGACGGCTTCCTCGTGCTGGCGCAGACCCGACGCGGGAACGAGGACGAGGGTCTGAGCTGCCTGTTCGTTCCACGGCTGCTGCCGCGGGGCATGCGCAACGTCTTCCGGATCCAGCGGCTGAAGGACAAGCTCGGCAATCGGTCGAACGCATCGGCCGAGGTGGAGTTCGACGGCACCGTCGGGCTCGTCGTCGGAGAGCCCGGACGCGGTGTCCGCACGATCATCGAGATGGTCCAGCGGACCCGACTGGACTGCGTCCTGGGCGCGGCCGCCGGGATGCGGCAATCCGTCGCCGAGGCCGTCTGGCACGCCCGCGGGCGATCCGCGTTCGGGTCCAAGCTGGTCGACCTTCCCGCGATGACCTCGGTCCTGGCGGACCTCGCCCTCGAGACCGAAGCGGCGACGCTCACCGGGCTGCGCCTGGCCCAGATGTACGAGGCCGATGCGCACGACCACGATCTGGCGCTGCGCCGGCTCGCGACACCGGTGGCGAAGTACTGGGTCACCAAACGCGGACCCCAGCACGCCTACGAGGCGATGGAGTGCCTCGGTGGCAACGGCTACACCGAGTCCTTCCCGCTCGCACGGCGCTACCGCGAGCAGCCGGTGCTGTCGATCTGGGAAGGCTCGGGGAACGTGATCGCCCTCGACGTCCTGCGGGCGCTGAGCCGCGACACCGAGTCCGGCGCGGCCTTCGCCGCCGAGCTGGAGACCACGGCCGGCGTTTCCCGCGCGCTGGATGCCCACGTGGCCCGCACACTGCGGCTGCTCGACGACGTCGCGGCTGCGGGCCCGGATCACGCTCAGGCGCAGGCGAGGCGCTTGTCCGAGAGCCTCGCGCTCGCCTTGCAGGGTTCGCTCATGCTCCGCCATGCGCCGAGCCTCCACGCCGAGGCGTTCATCGGGGCACGCCTGGGCGAGGATCGCGCGGCCAGCTACGGGGTGCTGCCCAGGGGGACGGATGCTGCGGCCGTCGTCGCGCGCCACTGA
- a CDS encoding TDT family transporter: MTSRLDVHADPARGRYLFRDVGDRGLLVSNITPNWFASVMGTGIVANAAATLPLQFPGLRPAATLVWAAATLLLVVLSVATVVHWVRFRQTARGHHSHAVMAHFYGAPPMALLTVGAGTLLLGKDVIGEPAAVTVDAALWTVGTVLGLLSAVAIPYLTFTRHEVSEDSAFGGWLMPVVPPMVSAATGALLLPFIPEGQARLTMMLACYGMFGLSLVASLIIITLIWSRLARHKIGAVAMVPTLWIVLGPLGQSITAVNLLGGNAHLVVDPSWAHALELFGVIYGVPVLGFALLWGALAVAITVRTARQGLPFALTWWSFTFPVGTCVTGVTGLALHTGAIALDALAVVLYVGLVAAWGIVAVRTFHGAIIRGTLLAPPQPA, encoded by the coding sequence ATGACTTCTCGTCTCGACGTGCATGCCGATCCCGCTCGGGGGCGGTACTTGTTCCGAGATGTCGGAGACCGAGGCCTTCTGGTGTCCAACATCACCCCGAACTGGTTCGCGTCGGTGATGGGCACGGGGATCGTCGCGAACGCGGCGGCCACCCTGCCGTTGCAGTTCCCGGGGCTGCGGCCGGCGGCGACTCTGGTGTGGGCGGCCGCAACCCTGCTGCTGGTGGTGCTGTCGGTCGCGACGGTGGTGCATTGGGTCAGGTTCCGGCAGACCGCCCGCGGCCATCACAGCCATGCGGTGATGGCGCACTTCTATGGCGCCCCGCCGATGGCGCTGCTCACGGTCGGCGCGGGCACCCTGCTGCTGGGCAAGGACGTGATCGGTGAGCCTGCAGCGGTGACTGTGGACGCGGCGCTGTGGACGGTGGGCACGGTGCTCGGACTGTTGTCGGCGGTCGCGATCCCGTATCTGACGTTCACCCGGCATGAGGTGTCGGAGGACAGCGCATTCGGGGGTTGGCTGATGCCCGTGGTGCCTCCGATGGTGTCGGCCGCGACCGGTGCGCTGCTGCTGCCGTTCATTCCCGAAGGGCAGGCTCGGCTGACGATGATGCTCGCCTGTTACGGGATGTTCGGATTGAGCCTGGTGGCTTCGCTGATCATCATCACTCTGATCTGGTCGAGGTTGGCCCGGCACAAGATCGGCGCGGTCGCCATGGTGCCGACGCTGTGGATTGTTCTGGGACCGCTGGGGCAGTCCATCACGGCGGTGAACCTTCTCGGTGGCAACGCCCATCTCGTCGTGGACCCCTCGTGGGCGCACGCCTTGGAACTGTTCGGCGTCATCTACGGGGTTCCCGTTCTCGGGTTCGCTCTGCTCTGGGGTGCGCTGGCTGTCGCGATCACCGTGCGGACCGCCCGGCAGGGACTGCCGTTCGCGTTGACCTGGTGGTCGTTCACCTTCCCGGTCGGCACCTGCGTCACCGGCGTGACGGGGCTCGCCCTCCACACCGGTGCCATCGCGCTCGATGCCCTCGCGGTCGTGCTTTATGTCGGTTTGGTTGCGGCGTGGGGGATCGTCGCGGTGCGTACGTTTCACGGGGCGATCATCCGGGGCACCCTCCTGGCCCCACCGCAACCGGCTTAG
- a CDS encoding glycoside hydrolase family 3 N-terminal domain-containing protein, producing MPRPSRSVLACGVAAALLAGAIAPASASASPADPAAEPETGTVTVLAGADADAEAGDLVAAMSLREKAASLVMGHIPTTDRATLTAYMAQDGIGGFILMGANIPPTEAELRALTDALTDSGSLPPLIAVDQEGGDVARLAWDAFPSALTLKDAPADATRDAFAGRAALLERAGIGVNFGVVADVTPDPAMFIYRRELGTTPAASSERVAAAVAGEGTAVMSTLKHFPGHGAAPGDSHGGIPTTPKTRSEWDAADAAPFAAGIDQAAPILMFGHLAYTSIDAQPATLSAEWHRIAREDLGFDGIAITDDLGMLQGSGIPAYADPVANAVAAIAAGNDMVLAVAYSTPESAARIVDGLVAAVEAGALAESRIDEAAVRVATARIGLAASGRAMLPCADCGPVD from the coding sequence ATGCCTCGTCCATCCCGTTCCGTCCTCGCCTGCGGTGTCGCCGCGGCCCTCCTCGCCGGTGCGATCGCGCCCGCGTCGGCCTCGGCGAGTCCCGCCGATCCTGCGGCCGAACCGGAGACCGGGACCGTGACCGTCCTCGCCGGAGCGGATGCCGACGCGGAGGCCGGCGACCTCGTCGCAGCAATGTCACTGCGCGAGAAGGCGGCGAGCCTGGTGATGGGGCACATCCCCACCACCGACCGTGCGACCCTGACCGCCTACATGGCGCAGGACGGGATCGGCGGGTTCATCCTGATGGGCGCGAACATCCCGCCGACCGAGGCGGAGCTCCGCGCGCTCACCGATGCCCTCACGGACAGCGGCTCCCTCCCACCCTTGATCGCCGTGGACCAGGAAGGCGGCGACGTCGCCAGGCTCGCGTGGGACGCATTCCCGAGTGCGCTGACCTTGAAGGATGCTCCGGCCGACGCCACCCGGGACGCGTTCGCCGGCCGCGCTGCGCTGCTCGAGCGGGCCGGAATCGGTGTCAACTTCGGCGTGGTCGCTGACGTGACTCCCGACCCGGCGATGTTCATCTACCGCCGGGAGCTGGGCACCACCCCCGCAGCCTCCTCCGAGCGGGTCGCGGCGGCCGTCGCCGGCGAGGGGACAGCAGTGATGAGCACGCTCAAGCACTTCCCGGGGCACGGCGCGGCACCGGGGGATTCCCACGGCGGGATCCCGACCACCCCCAAAACCCGATCCGAGTGGGACGCCGCTGATGCTGCACCGTTCGCCGCGGGTATCGATCAGGCCGCGCCGATCCTGATGTTCGGGCATCTCGCCTACACCTCCATCGACGCGCAGCCGGCGACACTGTCCGCCGAGTGGCACCGCATCGCCCGCGAGGATCTCGGCTTCGACGGGATCGCGATCACCGACGACCTGGGAATGCTCCAGGGTTCTGGCATCCCGGCATATGCCGACCCGGTGGCGAACGCCGTCGCGGCGATCGCCGCAGGCAACGACATGGTGCTGGCCGTGGCGTACTCGACACCGGAGTCCGCGGCGCGCATCGTCGACGGCCTCGTCGCAGCTGTCGAGGCGGGCGCCCTGGCCGAGTCCCGTATCGATGAGGCAGCAGTGCGCGTGGCGACGGCGCGCATCGGGCTCGCGGCATCCGGTCGCGCCATGCTGCCCTGCGCGGACTGCGGTCCGGTCGACTGA